The following are encoded together in the Zingiber officinale cultivar Zhangliang chromosome 8A, Zo_v1.1, whole genome shotgun sequence genome:
- the LOC122008004 gene encoding uncharacterized protein LOC122008004, translated as MSNFRRGLEELVRGHIDGCMTAALASCGSSADAGDGEDDQLAAGGSEGSDQLSRRRRRNGDDQEETSAAARLHSRILSRWVARQAEEMITTIERRNRESELMALARLHAVSMLDSSFLRESRRPQTTVERPAAVRASSVLQRWRELEDASAAARERETMRSPSPAATPQNLRTGVESLSRDEWIDSSGLGSSVSDDNGNEFRREGNQPSGIATIQTETTGNRESSREQSPDFGDVFNGERERVRQIVRGWVMSTAMAANTALRATQQRNESPGNDWLGEIERERVRLVRERVRMVSQERHSQVNRIGEAERVALATDRVDPQEQSRREQPRLRGRQARLDLIMRMVRERERELQGLSEHHAVSAFAHRNRIQALLEERFLSNFAQSEEHSSVVGREFRQLGQCPPLSGLREGLHSQEDRTISQSGALSIQEINYNGNGSSSSSMVEVSNNDLDQDRVDDENELYASANRVTNQMENDTESENAEWTEDATQAEDLQEDAEHGEEIWHQYTEDRLNESSEDDYEESWQENIDYMQPHDTPEGSADNTHEEVHEYWREDDSQEAVPIWQDESLDSLQNQQSFTVRRVNRFILPDDDNVYSMELRELLRRRSVSNLLSSEFRESLDQLIESYAQRQERNPFDWDLQMASASGSIEVDQGQQRDDLVQDQIAVSVAPPTLPSPPVPPPPPPPPRPLWHSTLHHTNWTRQSFQHSEWDVINDLRSDMARLKEGMNHMQQMVEACMDMQLELQRAVRQEVSAALNRRTGGQGEEQLHWEDTSKWGQARRGTCCICCDSPIDSLLYRCGHMCACSKCANELVRTEGRCPLCRAPILEVIRAYSVL; from the exons ATGTCGAATTTCCGGCGAGGGCTGGAGGAGCTGGTTCGTGGCCACATAGATGGGTGCATGACTGCGGCCCTTGCGTCTTGCGGTTCCTCCGCGGATGCCGGTGACGGCGAGGACGACCAACTCGCCGCTGGTGGCAGCGAAGGATCCGACCAGCTCTCCCGTCGCCGAAGGAGGAACGGCGACGACCAGGAGGAGACGTCCGCCGCTGCCCGTCTGCACTCTCGGATATTGAGTCGGTGGGTCGCGCGGCAGGCGGAGGAGATGATTACCACCATCGAGAGGAGGAACCGGGAGTCGGAGCTCATGGCGCTCGCCCGTCTCCACGCTGTGTCCATGCTTGACTCTTCGTTTCTTCGAGAATCGCGGCGGCCGCAAACTACCGTTGAGCGCCCCGCCGCGGTCCGGGCTTCCTCCGTTCTACAGAGGTGGCGCGAGCTCGAGGACGCGTCGGCTGCAGCTAGAGAGCGTGAGACCATGCGCTCTCCGTCCCCCGCCGCTACCCCACAGAACCTCCGGACTGGCGTCGAAAGCCTTAGCCGTGATGAGTGGATTGATAGCTCCGGGCTCGGCAGCAGCGTGAGCGATGACAACGGCAATGAGTTCCGCCGAGAGGGCAACCAGCCGTCTGGAATTGCAACCATACAGACAGAGACCACTGGTAACAGGGAGTCGAGTAGAGAGCAGTCGCCTGATTTTGGAGATGTTTTCAATGGCGAGCGGGAAAGGGTGAGGCAGATTGTTCGAGGGTGGGTGATGAGCACTGCAATGGCAGCCAACACAGCCTTGCGAGCCACACAACAGAGGAACGAGAGTCCCGGCAATGACTGGCTTGGGGAGATCGAACGGGAGAGGGTGCGACTGGTGAGAGAGAGGGTGCGTATGGTGAGCCAGGAAAGACATTCTCAGGTTAACAGAATAGGGGAGGCAGAGAGGGTTGCTTTAGCAACTGACCGAGTGGATCCACAAGAGCAAAGCCGGAGGGAGCAGCCAAGGCTACGTGGTAGACAGGCTCGACTCGATCTGATCATGAGAATGGTACGTGAAAGGGAAAGAGAGCTTCAGGGCTTGTCCGAACATCATGCAGTCTCTGCCTTTGCTCACCGCAATCGGATTCAG GCTTTGCTTGAAGAAAGGTTCTTGAGTAATTTTGCACAGAGTGAGGAACACTCTTCTGTGGTAGGTAGAGAATTCCGTCAGCTCGGCCAGTGTCCTCCTTTATCTGGGTTGAG GGAAGGATTGCACTCTCAAGAAGATCGAACAATCAGTCAATCTGGTGCTCTGAGCATTCAAGAAATTAATTACAATGGAAATGGTTCATCTTCTTCGAGTATGGTGGAAGTGTCAAATAATGACCTTGATCAAGACCGTGTGGATGATGAAAATGAGTTGTACGCATCGGCAAACCGAGTAACAAATCAGATGGAAAATGACACAGAAAGTGAAAATGCAGAATGGACAGAAGATGCAACCCAAGCAGAGGATTTGCAGGAGGATGCAGAACACGGAGAAGAGATCTGGCATCAATATACTGAAGATAGGCTAAATGAGAGTAGTGAAGATGATTATGAAGAAAGTTGGCAAGAAAACATAGACTATATGCAACCTCATGACACACCTGAAGGGAGTGCAGATAATACTCATGAAGAAGTGCATGAGTATTGGCGAGAAGATGACTCACAAGAGGCAGTACCCATATGGCAGGATGAATCTTTGGATTCACTACAAAATCAACAGTCCTTTACAGTCAGAAGAGTTAACAGATTTATTTTGCCTGATGATGATAATGTATATAGCATGGAGCTTAGGGAACTCTTAAGAAG gagaagtgTCTCAAATCTTCTCAGTAGTGAGTTTCGGGAAAGTTTAGACCAACTAATAGAGTCTTATGCTCAACGTCAGGAACGAAATCCATTTGATTGGGATTTACAAATGGCATCTGCATCAGGTTCGATAGAGGTAGATCAGGGACAACAAAGAGATGATTTAGTTCAAGATCAAATTGCTGTTAGTGTGGCTCCACCTACACTGCCATCTCCACCGGTGCCACCACCTCCACCCCCACCCCCACGACCATTATGGCACTCAACTTTGCACCACACAAATTGGACTCGACAAAGCTTTCAACATTCA GAATGGGATGTTATTAATGATCTAAGGTCTGATATGGCTAGGCTTAAAGAGGGAATGAATCATATGCAGCAAATGGTGGAGGCATGCATGGATATGCAGCTTGAGTTACAACGTGCAGTCAGACAGGAAGTCTCAGCAGCTTTAAATCGTCGCACTGGAGGACAAG GGGAGGAACAATTGCACTGGGAAGACACATCCAAATGGGGACAAGCAAGAAGAGGAACTTGTTGCATATGCTGTGATAGTCCCATCGATTCTCTTCTTTACAG ATGCGGGCACATGTGTGCTTGTTCGAAATGTGCTAATGAGTTGGTTCGTACTGAAGGTAGATGCCCATTGTGCCGAGCACCGATACTCGAGGTGATTCGCGCCTATTCTGTATTGTAA